A stretch of the Clostridium fungisolvens genome encodes the following:
- the recR gene encoding recombination mediator RecR — protein sequence MDFYPVAIEKLIEEFAKLPSIGHKTAQRLTLHILNLPKDEVEEFAKALVKARGTIKYCSVCGNYTDKDPCAICSNPNREKNMICVVEQPKDIMTMEKVKEFNGVYHVLHGNISPMQGRGPQDIRIRELVSRMTGDIKEVIVATNPTIEGEATAMYISKILKPLDIKVTRIAAGIPVGGDLEYADEVTLSKALEGRKEI from the coding sequence ATGGATTTTTACCCAGTTGCCATAGAGAAACTCATTGAAGAATTTGCAAAGTTACCAAGTATAGGACATAAAACTGCGCAAAGATTAACATTACATATACTTAACTTACCTAAAGATGAGGTAGAAGAATTTGCAAAGGCACTTGTAAAGGCCAGAGGAACTATAAAATACTGCTCTGTCTGTGGAAATTATACAGATAAGGATCCTTGTGCTATATGTTCTAACCCAAATAGAGAAAAGAATATGATTTGCGTTGTAGAACAACCTAAAGATATTATGACCATGGAAAAGGTGAAAGAATTTAATGGAGTATACCATGTACTTCATGGTAATATATCGCCGATGCAAGGAAGAGGTCCTCAGGATATAAGAATAAGAGAACTAGTGTCTAGAATGACAGGAGACATAAAAGAAGTAATTGTTGCGACAAATCCTACTATAGAGGGAGAGGCGACAGCAATGTATATATCTAAAATATTAAAGCCTCTAGATATTAAAGTTACAAGGATAGCAGCAGGTATTCCGGTAGGTGGAGACCTAGAGTATGCTGATGAAGTTACTCTTTCAAAGGCATTGGAAGGAAGAAAAGAAATATAA